TGTCTCTCGCCTGACGCGGTAGAGGAAAACCGTATGTTCTACCTGCTCTACCTCTACTACGCCGACGTGGCGGATCAGTATCCGCTGCTGAACCTGGTTCAGTACCAGACGGTGCGGACGGCGTTGGCGCTGGCGACCGCCGCCATCGTCGCCGTGGCCATGGGCAGCCGCTTCATCAACTGGATCCGCGCCAAGCAGGGCCGCGGCCAGCCGATCCGCGAGGATGGGCCGGTCTCGCACCTGTCCAAGGTCGGCACCCCCACCATGGGCGGGCTGATGATCCTGGCCGGCATCGGCGCGGGCGTGCTGCTGTGGGGCGACCTGACCAATCCCTATCTCTGGATCGTGTCCTTCGTCACGGCGGCGTTTGGCGTGCTGGGCTTCATCGACGACTACGCCAAGGTGACCAAGCAGACCTCGGCCGGCCTGACCTCCAAGCAGAAGCTGCTGGCCCAGACGCTGGTCTCCGTGGTCGCCGGGGTGATGACGGTGGCGTGGATGACCTATTCGCCGACCTCGCCGGGGTTGGAGACCTCCATCGCCTTCCCGTTCTTCAAGGCGGTGCTGCTGAACGTCGGCTGGTTCTATGTGGCGTTCGCCGCCTTCACGATCGTGGGCTTCTCCAATGCGGTGAACCTGACGGACGGGCTGGACGGGCTGGCGACGGTGCCGGTGATGATGGCGGCCGGGGCGTTCGGCGTCATCTCCTATCTCGCCGGCAACTTCGTGTTTTCCGAATATCTGCAGATCCACCACGTGCCGGGCGCGGGCGAGCTGTCGATCTTCTGCGCCGCCATCATCGGCGGGGGCGCGGGCTTTCTCTGGTACAACGCCCCGCCGGCCAAGATATTCATGGGCGACACCGGCTCGCTGGCGCTCGGCGGCGCGCTCGGCGCCATCGCCGTGACCACCAAGCACGAGCTGGTCTTGGGCATCGTCGGCGGCCTGTTCGTGGTGGAGGCCGCCTCCGTCATGATTCAGGTCGGCTACTACAAGCTGACCAAGAAGCGCATCTTCCTGATGGCGCCCGTGCACCACCACTTCGAGAAGATGGGCTGGCCGGAATCGACGGTGGTGATCCGCTTCTGGATCATCGCTGGCGCCCTGGCGCTTGTCGGCCTCTCGACGCTGAAGCTGCGGTGATGACGCTTCTTTCATCGTCATCCTCGGGCTCGACCCGAGGATCGGGCGCGGATCGGGCTGTGCGCCTGTACCTGCGCACCAGCGGCGGACCCTTCGATCCTCGGGTCGAGCCCGAGGATGACGGAAAGACGCCCGCGTGATCCCCGTTCCCGGATACGAAAGCCGGCGGGTCGCGGTGTTCGGCCTGGGGCGGTCGGGGATCACGGCCGCCCGCGCGCTTGCGGCCGGGGGCGCGCAGCCGGTGCTGTGGGACGACAGCGTGTCCGGGCGGATGCAGGCCCAGGCGGAAGGCTTTGTGGTCGAGGATCTGACGACCGCCGACTGGTCAGGTTTCGCCGCCCTTGTGCTGTCGCCGGGCGCGCCGCTCACCCATCCGCGTCCGCACTGGACGGTGGACAAGGCGAGAGCGGCCGGCGTGCCGGTGATCGGCGATCTTGAACTGTTCGCCCGCGCGGTCGCCGCCTTGCCCCAGTCCGAGCGTCCCAGGGTCGTCGCCATCACCGGCACCAACGGCAAGTCCACCACCACCGCCCTGATCGGCTGGGTGCTGAAGTCGGCGGGCCTGACGGTGCATGTCGGCGGCAACATCGGTATCGGCGTCCTGGCCCTGCCGGAGCCAACGGCTGACGCTGTCTATGTCATCGAAGCGTCCTCTTACCAGTTGGACCTGACCGACAGCTTCGCGCCCGACGTGGCGATCCTGACCAACATCTCGCCCGACCACCTGGACCGCCACGGCGACATGGAAGGCTATGTCGCCGCCAAGCGCCGCATCTTCACCCATGCTCGGCTGGCGCTGGTCGGCGTGGATGAGCAGTGGGGGCGGGAGATCGCGGATACACTCTCCCAACGGGTAATCGCA
The genomic region above belongs to Brevundimonas sp. PAMC22021 and contains:
- the mraY gene encoding phospho-N-acetylmuramoyl-pentapeptide-transferase, which encodes MFYLLYLYYADVADQYPLLNLVQYQTVRTALALATAAIVAVAMGSRFINWIRAKQGRGQPIREDGPVSHLSKVGTPTMGGLMILAGIGAGVLLWGDLTNPYLWIVSFVTAAFGVLGFIDDYAKVTKQTSAGLTSKQKLLAQTLVSVVAGVMTVAWMTYSPTSPGLETSIAFPFFKAVLLNVGWFYVAFAAFTIVGFSNAVNLTDGLDGLATVPVMMAAGAFGVISYLAGNFVFSEYLQIHHVPGAGELSIFCAAIIGGGAGFLWYNAPPAKIFMGDTGSLALGGALGAIAVTTKHELVLGIVGGLFVVEAASVMIQVGYYKLTKKRIFLMAPVHHHFEKMGWPESTVVIRFWIIAGALALVGLSTLKLR